One genomic region from Betaproteobacteria bacterium encodes:
- the hpnD gene encoding presqualene diphosphate synthase HpnD, protein MTPEQYCQDKAAKSGSSFYYSFLFLPPERRRAITALYAFCREVDDVVDECTDTEVARTKLAWWRKEIAGTFAGSAQHPVAQALIPVVRAFNLPQNHFQDIIDGMEMDLRYNRYPDFATLQSYCYRVAGVVGLMAADIFGYRDPTTLKYAENLGTAFQLTNIIRDVGEDARRGRVYLPLDELGRFGLSATDIVHLHDSEELRRLIEFQIERAEQYYKRAFASLPAEDRKSQRPGLVMAAIYQTVLKEIRGGGYKVLDRRTSLTPIRKLWIAWRTWLTA, encoded by the coding sequence ATGACACCCGAACAGTATTGCCAGGACAAGGCCGCAAAGAGCGGTTCGAGCTTTTACTATAGCTTCCTTTTCCTGCCGCCCGAGCGCCGCCGCGCGATCACCGCGCTTTATGCGTTCTGTCGCGAAGTCGATGACGTCGTGGACGAATGCACCGATACCGAGGTGGCGCGCACCAAGCTCGCATGGTGGCGCAAGGAGATTGCCGGAACATTCGCCGGATCGGCGCAGCACCCGGTCGCACAGGCGCTCATTCCGGTGGTGCGAGCCTTCAATCTCCCGCAGAACCATTTCCAGGACATCATCGACGGCATGGAGATGGATCTGCGCTATAACCGCTATCCGGACTTCGCCACGCTGCAGTCCTACTGCTATCGCGTCGCGGGTGTGGTCGGCCTGATGGCCGCCGATATTTTTGGCTATCGCGATCCCACCACGCTCAAGTACGCCGAGAATCTCGGTACGGCTTTCCAGCTCACCAATATCATTCGCGACGTCGGGGAGGATGCCCGCCGCGGTCGCGTTTACCTGCCGCTCGACGAATTGGGGCGCTTCGGCCTATCCGCCACCGACATCGTTCACCTGCACGACAGTGAAGAGCTGCGGCGCCTGATCGAATTTCAGATCGAAAGGGCCGAGCAGTATTACAAGCGGGCATTCGCGTCGCTGCCGGCCGAAGATCGCAAGTCGCAACGCCCCGGGCTGGTGATGGCGGCGATCTACCAGACGGTGCTCAAGGAAATCCGCGGCGGCGGTTACAAGGTTCTCGATCGGCGCACGTCGCTCACGCCGATCCGCAAGTTGTGGATCGCCTGGCGGACGTGGCTTACTGCGTAA